A single region of the Desulfonatronovibrio hydrogenovorans DSM 9292 genome encodes:
- the fbp gene encoding class 1 fructose-bisphosphatase, translating to MPQVTVTEQLLIHQKASPMATGRFTRLLNELILAAKIISREVNKAGLVNVLGFTGETNIQGEKVKKLDEFANSVLIHRLQRSGLLCAMSSEENADLIEIPDNLKQGDYILIFDPLDGSSNIDVNVSIGTIFSILRRTGENGPVTLDEVLQKGSEQVAAGYFLYGTSTMMVYSTGDGVHGFTLDPSVGEFLLSHPDIKIPEQGKIYSVNEGYWDYWDKPTREIVSYFKSPANQRKKPYSMRYIGSLVSDFHRNLFYGGIFLYPRDTRDPRLASGKLRLLCEANPLAFIVEQAGGLAIDGKNRILDIEPHELHQRVPLFIGSKNDVQKVREIYGGD from the coding sequence ATGCCCCAGGTTACAGTCACGGAACAACTGCTGATCCATCAAAAGGCCAGCCCCATGGCTACAGGCCGCTTTACCAGGCTGTTGAACGAACTTATCCTGGCGGCCAAAATAATCTCCAGAGAGGTGAACAAGGCCGGGCTGGTCAATGTTCTGGGCTTCACCGGCGAAACCAATATCCAGGGGGAAAAGGTCAAAAAACTGGACGAATTCGCCAACAGCGTCCTGATCCACAGACTCCAGAGGTCCGGACTGCTCTGCGCCATGTCTTCAGAAGAAAATGCCGACCTCATTGAAATTCCGGACAACCTCAAACAAGGGGACTATATCCTTATTTTTGATCCCCTGGACGGATCATCCAACATTGATGTCAACGTCAGTATCGGGACCATCTTTTCCATTCTGCGCCGAACCGGAGAAAACGGCCCGGTCACTCTGGACGAAGTACTCCAGAAAGGCTCGGAGCAGGTGGCTGCGGGATACTTTTTGTACGGAACATCCACCATGATGGTCTACTCGACAGGTGACGGGGTCCACGGATTCACCCTTGATCCCAGCGTGGGTGAATTCCTGCTGTCCCATCCGGACATAAAAATTCCGGAACAGGGCAAAATATATTCAGTTAATGAAGGTTACTGGGACTACTGGGACAAGCCCACCAGGGAGATTGTATCCTATTTCAAGTCCCCGGCCAATCAGAGAAAAAAACCCTATTCCATGCGCTATATCGGATCCCTGGTTTCTGATTTTCACCGCAATCTTTTTTACGGTGGTATATTTCTCTATCCCAGAGACACCAGAGATCCCAGGCTTGCTTCCGGCAAGTTGAGGCTTTTATGCGAGGCCAATCCTCTGGCCTTTATTGTGGAGCAGGCCGGAGGTCTGGCCATAGACGGGAAAAACCGGATCCTGGACATCGAGCCCCATGAGCTGCACCAGAGGGTACCCCTGTTTATCGGCTCCAAAAATGATGTCCAGAAGGTCAGGGAAATTTACGGTGGCGACTGA
- a CDS encoding tetratricopeptide repeat protein: MSEDKIAFYRQVLELEPGSKLFFPLARLYHDNNDLENARRVLESGLERHPEHFEARLLLATILKRKGKEEQAWDICRDIFDLLKENKDFWQCVSRSLSRNGQKDLALAADFFVFAGSGKPLAWVDVLQSGMDQLQSGPARDQDESRSATDELPIKTLDNDPGPQNQSDPSESREFQAGAEQPWDSPHQGPGSVQTEQGKKVQAPGRDQADKGSDLVLEESAPEDQGPEEFEEPEELNDFDIDGEARTRSMADILFSQEEYAKALEIYEELWRKSLPGAERKELEEVMAKTRSALEEKSPDEPETISDSNTQQDQDNIDRKQDSISFLNTLADRLEARSG; encoded by the coding sequence ATGAGTGAAGACAAGATAGCCTTTTACCGGCAGGTACTGGAACTGGAGCCCGGGTCAAAACTTTTTTTCCCCCTGGCCCGCCTGTACCATGACAATAATGACCTGGAAAATGCCCGGAGAGTTCTGGAGAGCGGCCTGGAAAGACATCCGGAACATTTTGAAGCCAGGCTGCTGCTGGCCACCATCCTGAAAAGAAAGGGCAAGGAAGAGCAGGCCTGGGATATCTGCAGGGATATTTTTGACCTGCTTAAGGAAAACAAGGACTTCTGGCAGTGTGTGTCCAGGTCCCTGTCCCGGAATGGACAAAAGGATCTGGCCCTGGCTGCGGATTTTTTTGTCTTTGCAGGTTCCGGCAAGCCCCTTGCCTGGGTTGATGTTCTGCAATCCGGGATGGACCAGCTTCAATCCGGACCGGCCCGCGACCAGGATGAATCGCGGTCAGCAACTGATGAACTCCCGATAAAAACCCTGGATAATGACCCGGGCCCCCAAAACCAGTCAGATCCATCAGAGTCCCGGGAATTTCAGGCCGGGGCTGAACAGCCCTGGGACAGCCCTCACCAGGGTCCAGGATCAGTTCAGACAGAACAGGGAAAAAAGGTCCAAGCCCCGGGCAGGGATCAGGCAGACAAGGGATCAGACCTGGTCCTGGAAGAATCTGCTCCAGAGGATCAAGGCCCGGAGGAATTCGAAGAACCTGAAGAACTCAATGATTTTGACATTGACGGTGAGGCCAGGACCAGATCCATGGCCGATATTCTGTTCAGCCAGGAAGAATATGCCAAGGCCCTGGAAATCTATGAGGAGCTGTGGAGAAAATCACTGCCTGGTGCGGAAAGAAAAGAACTTGAGGAAGTCATGGCCAAGACCAGGTCCGCCCTGGAAGAAAAAAGCCCGGATGAACCTGAAACCATCTCTGACTCGAACACCCAGCAGGATCAGGATAATATCGACCGTAAACAAGATTCCATCAGTTTCCTGAACACGCTGGCTGACAGGCTGGAAGCCAGATCCGGCTGA